Below is a genomic region from Helianthus annuus cultivar XRQ/B chromosome 2, HanXRQr2.0-SUNRISE, whole genome shotgun sequence.
ATCATgcattttattttcatatagcattgttgtggttgtgctatggtattaagaagtcacaccaaataaacccatgcttccgcaaaagccagggtgtgacacataatCCATGAATAACCATGCCTCAGAGATGCCTTAAAAATGCTTGACTTCAACCTAGTGATGATCACTAGGTGTCTGTAGGAACTGAGACACCTTACTGACTACATAAGTTATCTCGGGTCGAGTCCAGACCAAATACTATAAGGCACCAACAGTACTCCAATATAAGGTTGGACCAGCTAACGGAGTACCAATATGACATGAAAGCTGTCGAACAGAAGCAACATGAGTAGATAAAGGACACCACTCATCAAGTCCCGTACGCTACAGCAAATCAAGTAAATATCGCTGCTGGGAAAGGTGTAATGCATCATCAAAAAACGTTGTCTGAACACCCAAAAAATAAGAAAGACAACCCAAATCCTTGAGCGCAAACTGTGAGTGTAAACGCTCAATCAATCTAGTAACAACCTCACAAGAGCTCCTAGTaataatatcatccacataaaccAAGACATAATAACACATGATCAATTCTCAACTGTAAACAAACAGAGAGTGTCAGAAAGACACTAAGAGAATCCACCAGAAACAAGAGCCAATGATAGCTTGGAAATCAAGCTTTAGGTACCTGCTTTAGGGCATAAAGATCCTTCTGCAGTAAACAAACGTGATAAGGTCAGAAAGAGTCAACAAAGTTTGGAGACTTTGACATGTACACAGTCTCAGATAGGTCACCATGAAGAAAGACAATGTTAACATTAACCGGCCAGATGACCCATGCGCAGCAAAAAGCAACATAGAGTACAAGGCGAATGGTAGTGGGCTTAACAAGCAGGCTGAACGTTTCTAACAATCAACATCCTCAGTCTGATAAAAGCCCTGGGCGTTGTATCGAATCACAGAACCATCAAGGATTATGCTTAATCCTATACAACGGCCTTTGGCATTAATGGGAGCCAGGACCAGACGCCAAGTCAACCCACCAAACAGACCACTGATAAGCCTATCTAAATGTGGAAGGCTCGATTGTGTGACCAGTGGAAACTTGAAAGAGAACATCATCAGGAAACTGGCTAGGCTGTCGTGTGTGTTCATGAGAACAAGTGACCATTGAATGAGTCTGAACAGGATGAGGAGGgggtggtggaggaggaggaggagaaaaagaagaatgagAAAAAGTAGGAGGATGAGAAGAAAAGGAACAAGAGGGGATGAGGAGGAGGATTGAACGAAGAAAGATGATGAATAAAGAATGATGAAGTAGAAATAGAAGAAGAAGCAGATGTGGAACAATAGACCATATCAAAAATCATCTCATGAAAACGAGCATGTTAATATGTATAAGTACGAGAAGTTTGAGGATCATAACAGAGATAACCAAGATGATCAGGAGCATAGCTAACAAAGATACATGGAGTAGATTGAGGTGAGAGTTTATCTGCGCGAGTATCACCAAGAAACGGATAATACAAACACCCATCATCAAGAAACGGGTAATACAAACACCCAAAAGTACGAAGAAGAGAATAATCAAGACGAGAACCAAATAGAATCTCGGGAGAGATTAAAACTAATCGGAAGAAAAATATCACAAACCCCTTTTGGAACAAATGTGTACAAATGAGGGTGTATTAGTTTATCAATCCGAGATATTATAATATCACAAACCCCTTTTGGAACAAATGTGTACTCATAAATTCTTATACCCTACATTTATAAAGAGGATATACAGTAAAATACAATAGATCAAAGTTATAGTACAATATGAATTGTATTGATTGTTTGCTCACATGTCAActaatatattatattaatatactaggttataaaatatattatattaatatattaatatccTTTGTAGGTGTGGTTTTCTAACTATTCTTTAATCTTTTTTACAATATTTTCATATCATAAttacttttaaatatattttatttccaTTTATAACTATTAAGATAAGTTGTTTAGTAAAATTCTATGTATTTCATTGTGACATGTTTAGTTTTATATATGAATAGACATAACTTTACTCAAAACCGAGTTGGGAATAGTACACGTAATCAAAGCACAAGCGTGCATATCATCGAAGTTACGTTGTGGTTTATTTTTTAAGTGACGTATTCCTCCTTTTCCTTTTTTCGTAATagaatataatgttttataaatttCAAATATACGTTACGACGTGATTATTTTTATCCAAGATTCGATAAAAGTTTTAACCGAAGGGGTCAAATACACTATCTTTTGTTCTTTTCGTCAAAACTGACATGATAGCATCCGAATAATGTCTATTTCGGTACAATATTGGTTTTAATGGATTTCTCGACGTGCCAAACAACATTGGTACTAGTATCGTAACGAACTAAACCGATACCGATTGAAAGCCTGCAGCGGAGCGCAGGAAATCCTACTAGTTATTTACATTAGTCATATACTTTATAATTAAAATTAACAAAAGGCAATGTTATAAGTAGTTAAAGTATTGTGTTCCATATATGTTTTAAAATAGTTTATTTGTACTTAAAAGTTGTTGTATATAACTAGTTAAAGTATTGTGTTTCATACAATTTACAGAATTTGATTTCTTTTTCTTGACAAAAAGTGTATTGAAAGAAGAAAAAGGGAAGAAAGGAATCTAGCGCCGACTATTCAAAAGAATGTGGGACTGAAAAAGACAAACActaaaaggttttatgttttacaTTCCTTCTTAATAACTAACATAAGACAAGACATGACAAAAAGAAAAACTAAACACTCCACCCTGCATGCTCTTAGATTCACTGTTGGTGCACCACACCTGGGTACCTGACTGCATCTCCTAGCACTCTTTGTTGCTCTATCTGCAAACATAAATACACTTAGTTAACTATAAGTGAATCTATGAGATTAACTAGTGTGTTTAAAAATTGTTGAAACTGTTCGAACTGTTCAAATATAATTAAGCAAGTCGATCAGTTTGAGATACAAACGTTTCAGTTTCTACAGTTGACGATTTAACGGTCCGGTCTGGTTTGAAACTTATAATTGACGTGTAAACCAGACAAGCCGTCTAACATTTATTATTATGTATATACTTTtttcatttttgaaaaatgtagttttcttttttttattattattattattattattattattattattattattattattattattattattattattattattattattattattattattattattattattatttagttaCGTATTGTAATCatgaattattattttttttagaatttctaATTTGTAATACAAATCATGATTGTGATAAAACCGACAAAAAAAGTTCATAATTACTTGAAAAAGCTCATGCAACTTGTTCTTCAAATAGCAATATTCATGTTCAAGCACCTCTAATGCCCTCATGCACCTACAAAATGCAAATCCACATTGTCAACAACAAAGCTTCTGTTTCATCAATGGTTAATTTATCTTACAAACTACTATATATTCATACGCTGAACGGTTATTTTGTTCGACAGCCGTACGAAACGCAGCACATATGTTTCGAACTCGTTTAGCACCAATGCTTGAACTGCTTCCCATCAATTGATTCAAATGTATTCCGAGTTTAACGTAATCCCACATCTCTCTATCCAACCTTAATCATTGTCACAAGCAAcgttaaaacacataaaaaaatcTCCGTGAAAACCGAAAGTTTTAAGAAACTCCGGAGCAGAACTAATGGGTCAAGAGGGTCTGCTAACCCCCGGTCACTAGAATTTATTAAGTTATCATTCATAAATTCCGAGTTTCTTTAAGAAAAACATGAGTTGTACCCTATTGTTACCTTATGATAACCTGACTAAAAAAGTTAAGCTTCCGCCACTGAATTTAGGGCGGAAcgaagggggggggggtcaactaaaattttttggatttttatatttttaaatctaatttttattTCAAGGAAAACATGAGTTGGATCTTTATATATAAAATCCGTGTTTTTCTAAGAATTATATGAGTTATATCCTTTAGTTGTAACTTATAATAAACCCTGACTAAAAAGTTATGCTTCCGCCACTGAATTCAGGGTGGAACCAAGGGGTCAACCTGAATTTGTtggattttttatattaaaaatctaagtttttttaagaaaaatatgatttaaatCCTTAGTTATAAAACATTATGAGGACCCTTGCTAAAAAAAGTTTTGGTTTCGTCACTGTTATAAAATGATCACTTACAATAGGGATCGTAGATTACGAAGCTGTTTTTCGGATTCATGGAAGTAAATTGTGACGACTTCAGAGACGAAGTTTGGCGAGGTTTGATCTTGAAGCTGTTGGAGCTGCAAGAACTGTTCGTCAAGAACACCCTGGTGAAAGAGTAACGAAAGCAAGCGGTTCATGTCGGTTCGCAGACGAACTGCACCGAATCCAAGCAGCCACAGTGGGACACCCGTTTTGGCTTTTGATTTCACGAACCTTAAGTTCGATCACTTGTGTTGGGTGTCTTTTTGGATGTGTACGAGGATAGAAGTGAGTTGTTGGGTTCATGTGTTATTCTATTTATAGGAATATTGAATAATAATGCCTCACTCACGATGTGACTTGTCATTTTTTTGTGTGAtaaacgggtcgggtcggttgAAGAGTATTGTTTATTTAATAAGGTTTTATGTAAGTTTAATTACtgaaaaaaaaccttttttttttcaaaagtagaGAAACTAAGTCCTCTAtactttaatttgattttttttagtcTTCTTCTATATTATTCTGTCTAAATTTGTaatgttttatataaatataCAATTTTGTTTAGGTTTTTCTCTAGCTATATTTTGATGGAAGTTCTATTAAGAACTACATGTCTTCTTAAATTTGAAGTAAGTTAATATTAATATAGGATTCGGTTCAATTAAACACCACTATAAATTGTGAGAAACACGAGAATTCCTACTTTCCGAACGAGTTAGGTCACTATTTTTTACACAAACAtagatgaaaatattataaataactctgtaagaaaaacaaaaaaaaaattgtcttgTCAGTAGTAGTTACGCCTGAATATAAAATTTGTTTATGGTGATGTAAGTTTTTTTT
It encodes:
- the LOC110901985 gene encoding pseudo histidine-containing phosphotransfer protein 6, with the translated sequence MNRLLSLLFHQGVLDEQFLQLQQLQDQTSPNFVSEVVTIYFHESEKQLRNLRSLLLDREMWDYVKLGIHLNQLMGSSSSIGAKRVRNICAAFRTAVEQNNRSACMRALEVLEHEYCYLKNKLHELFQIEQQRVLGDAVRYPGVVHQQ